A window of the Pungitius pungitius chromosome 3, fPunPun2.1, whole genome shotgun sequence genome harbors these coding sequences:
- the LOC119210937 gene encoding glia maturation factor beta, giving the protein MLRAVGLPSRGIRRSLSLAVSPSCLFPQAPLALNTGKKAERNPLRMSNALVVCEVDESLKAKLKKFRFRKETTNAAIIMKIDMEKQLVIVDEEYEDISMDELREELPERQPRFIVYSYKYVHSDRRVSYPLCFIFSSPMGCKPEQQMMYAGSKTGLVHAADLTKVFETRNTDDLTEEWLRNQLGFFG; this is encoded by the exons ATGCTCCGAGCCGTGGGCCTGCCCTCCCGTGGCATCAGGAGGAGCTTGAGTCTGGCTGTCAGTCCGTCTTGCCTGTTTCCACAAGCCCCGCTTGCCTTAAATACCGGAAAAAAAGCCGAAAGGAATCCTTTGAGAATG TCAAACGCCCTGGTTGTGTGTGAAGTGGACGAAAGTCTGAAAGCTAAACTGAAAAAGTTTAGATTTCGAAAAGAGACGACCAATGCTGCCATAATAA tgAAAATCGACATGGAGAAACAGCTTGTCATCGTTGATGAGGAATATGAG gACATCTCAATGGATGAACTGAGAGAAGAACTCCCAGAGCGGCAACCCAG GTTCATTGTCTACAGCTACAAATATGTCCATTCCGATAGAAGGGTGTCGTACCCTCTTTGTTTCATATTCTCTAGTCCAATGG GATGTAAGCCAGAGCAGCAGATGATGTATGCAGGGAGCAAGACTGGACTGGTGCACGCTGCGGACCTCACGAAG GTCTTTGAAACAAGAAATACGGACGACTTGACAGAAGAATGGCTGAGGAACCAGTTGGGATTTTTTGGCTGA
- the paf1 gene encoding RNA polymerase II-associated factor 1 homolog isoform X1, which yields MAPTIQTQSQREDGHSRPSSHRTVPERSGVVCRVKYCNSLPDIPFDPKFITYPFDQHRFVQYKATSLEKQHKHELLTEPDLGVTIDLINPDTYRIDPNILLDPADEKLLEEDIQAPSSSKRSQQHAKVVPWMRKTEYISTEFNRYGVCNEKVEVKIGVSVKQQFTEEEIYKDRDSQISAIEKTFEDAQKSIAQHYSKPRVTPVEVLPVFPDFKMWINPCAQVIFDSDPAPKDLSAPAGVEMMSQAMIRGMMDEEGNQFVAYFLPNEETIRKRKRDCDEGMDYMPEDLYDYKIAREYNWNVKNKASKGYEENYFFIFRDGDGVYYNELETRVRLSKRRAKAGAQSTTNAVLVCKHRDMNEKELEAQDARKAQLENHEPEDEEEDLDKDMQDSGDDKEKGSGSEAENSGSESEREEEDREQRPEEEDEESQAKRKRKTSGSGSESGEDRTREMRDEEEIFGSDDESPDDDDDDDDEEGNDNNKNSARSSGEEGSGSEDERGNREASRSRSASPAHSDRSSEHSETRAQSGSGSDRATESSEASDSE from the exons ATGGCTCCAACGATTCAGACACAGTCCCAAAGAGAAGACGGCCACAg CAGGCCTTCCTCTCATAGGACTGTTCCAGAGAG GTCAGGGGTGGTCTGTCGAGTGAAGTACTGCAACAGCCTACCCGACATCCCCTTTGACCCCAAATTCATCACATATCCATTTGATCAGCACAG GTTTGTACAATACAAAGCCACTTCATTAGAGAagcaacacaaacatgaacTCCTGACTGAACCAGACCTTGGGGTCACCATTGATCTCATCAACCCAGACACCTACCGCATAGACCCAAATA TACTTCTGGATCCTGCTGATGAAAAACTCTTGGAAGAGGACATCCAGGCTCCTTCCAGTTCGAAAAG gtcacagcagcatGCCAAGGTGGTCCCGTGGATGAGAAAGACCGAATATATTTCGACAGAGTTCAACAGATATGGCGTTTGCAACGAGAAAGTGGAAGTCAA AATTGGTGTGTCTGTCAAGCAACAGTTTACggaagaagaaatatacaaGGATAGAGACAGCCAGATTTCTGCTATTGAGAAAACATTTGAGGATGCACAGAAATCA ATTGCACAGCACTACAGTAAACCCAGAGTTACTCCTGTGGAGGTGCTACCTGTGTTCCCTGACTTCAAG ATGTGGATCAACCCATGTGCTCAAGTCATCTTTGACTCTGATCCTGCACCGAAAGACCTTTCCGCTCCAGCAGGAGTGGAAATGATGTCCCAGGCCATGATCCG gggtatgatggatgaggaagGAAATCAGTTTGTGGCTTACTTCCTGCCCAATGAAGAAACAATTcgcaagaggaagagagactgCGATGAAGGGATGGATTATATGCCTGAGGACTT ATATGATTACAAGATAGCCAGGGAGTACAACTGGAATGTGAAGAACAAAGCCAGCAAGGGTTACGAAGAGAACTACTTCTTCATCTTCCGAGACGGAGACGGTGTATACTACAATGAACTTGAGACCCG GGTGCGTCTGAGCAAGAGGAGAGCTAAGGCTGGAGCTCAGTCCACCACCAACGCAGTGCTGGTGTGTAAGCACAGAGACATGAATGAGAAGGAACTGGAAGCCCAG GATGCTCGTAAAGCTCAGCTTGAGAACCATGAGccagaggatgaagaggaagactTGGATAAGGACATGCAGGACTCGG GTGATGACAAAGAGAAGGGCAGCGGCAGTGAGGCGGAGAACTCCGGCAGTGAATctgagagggaagaagaagaccgGGAGCAAaggccagaggaggaagacgaagagAGCCAAGCGAAGCGGAAGAGGAAGACAAGCGGCAGTGGAAGTGAGAGCGGCGAGGATAGGACCAGAGAAATGCGAGACGAGGAGGAGATCTTCGGCAGTGACGACGAGAGCccagacgacgacgacgatgacgatgacgaAGAAGgcaacgacaacaacaagaaCTCAGCCAGGAGCAGCGGAGAGGAGGGCAGCGGAAGTGAGGACGAGAGAGGGAACCGAGAGGCCAGCAGAAGCCGAAGCGCCTCTCCGGCACACAGCGACCGCAGCAGCGAGCACTCAGAGACGCGAGCCCAGAGCGGCAGCGGGAGTGACAGGGCCACAGAATCCAGTGAGGCCAGTGACAGTGAATAG
- the paf1 gene encoding RNA polymerase II-associated factor 1 homolog isoform X2 yields MAPTIQTQSQREDGHRPSSHRTVPERSGVVCRVKYCNSLPDIPFDPKFITYPFDQHRFVQYKATSLEKQHKHELLTEPDLGVTIDLINPDTYRIDPNILLDPADEKLLEEDIQAPSSSKRSQQHAKVVPWMRKTEYISTEFNRYGVCNEKVEVKIGVSVKQQFTEEEIYKDRDSQISAIEKTFEDAQKSIAQHYSKPRVTPVEVLPVFPDFKMWINPCAQVIFDSDPAPKDLSAPAGVEMMSQAMIRGMMDEEGNQFVAYFLPNEETIRKRKRDCDEGMDYMPEDLYDYKIAREYNWNVKNKASKGYEENYFFIFRDGDGVYYNELETRVRLSKRRAKAGAQSTTNAVLVCKHRDMNEKELEAQDARKAQLENHEPEDEEEDLDKDMQDSGDDKEKGSGSEAENSGSESEREEEDREQRPEEEDEESQAKRKRKTSGSGSESGEDRTREMRDEEEIFGSDDESPDDDDDDDDEEGNDNNKNSARSSGEEGSGSEDERGNREASRSRSASPAHSDRSSEHSETRAQSGSGSDRATESSEASDSE; encoded by the exons ATGGCTCCAACGATTCAGACACAGTCCCAAAGAGAAGACGGCCACAg GCCTTCCTCTCATAGGACTGTTCCAGAGAG GTCAGGGGTGGTCTGTCGAGTGAAGTACTGCAACAGCCTACCCGACATCCCCTTTGACCCCAAATTCATCACATATCCATTTGATCAGCACAG GTTTGTACAATACAAAGCCACTTCATTAGAGAagcaacacaaacatgaacTCCTGACTGAACCAGACCTTGGGGTCACCATTGATCTCATCAACCCAGACACCTACCGCATAGACCCAAATA TACTTCTGGATCCTGCTGATGAAAAACTCTTGGAAGAGGACATCCAGGCTCCTTCCAGTTCGAAAAG gtcacagcagcatGCCAAGGTGGTCCCGTGGATGAGAAAGACCGAATATATTTCGACAGAGTTCAACAGATATGGCGTTTGCAACGAGAAAGTGGAAGTCAA AATTGGTGTGTCTGTCAAGCAACAGTTTACggaagaagaaatatacaaGGATAGAGACAGCCAGATTTCTGCTATTGAGAAAACATTTGAGGATGCACAGAAATCA ATTGCACAGCACTACAGTAAACCCAGAGTTACTCCTGTGGAGGTGCTACCTGTGTTCCCTGACTTCAAG ATGTGGATCAACCCATGTGCTCAAGTCATCTTTGACTCTGATCCTGCACCGAAAGACCTTTCCGCTCCAGCAGGAGTGGAAATGATGTCCCAGGCCATGATCCG gggtatgatggatgaggaagGAAATCAGTTTGTGGCTTACTTCCTGCCCAATGAAGAAACAATTcgcaagaggaagagagactgCGATGAAGGGATGGATTATATGCCTGAGGACTT ATATGATTACAAGATAGCCAGGGAGTACAACTGGAATGTGAAGAACAAAGCCAGCAAGGGTTACGAAGAGAACTACTTCTTCATCTTCCGAGACGGAGACGGTGTATACTACAATGAACTTGAGACCCG GGTGCGTCTGAGCAAGAGGAGAGCTAAGGCTGGAGCTCAGTCCACCACCAACGCAGTGCTGGTGTGTAAGCACAGAGACATGAATGAGAAGGAACTGGAAGCCCAG GATGCTCGTAAAGCTCAGCTTGAGAACCATGAGccagaggatgaagaggaagactTGGATAAGGACATGCAGGACTCGG GTGATGACAAAGAGAAGGGCAGCGGCAGTGAGGCGGAGAACTCCGGCAGTGAATctgagagggaagaagaagaccgGGAGCAAaggccagaggaggaagacgaagagAGCCAAGCGAAGCGGAAGAGGAAGACAAGCGGCAGTGGAAGTGAGAGCGGCGAGGATAGGACCAGAGAAATGCGAGACGAGGAGGAGATCTTCGGCAGTGACGACGAGAGCccagacgacgacgacgatgacgatgacgaAGAAGgcaacgacaacaacaagaaCTCAGCCAGGAGCAGCGGAGAGGAGGGCAGCGGAAGTGAGGACGAGAGAGGGAACCGAGAGGCCAGCAGAAGCCGAAGCGCCTCTCCGGCACACAGCGACCGCAGCAGCGAGCACTCAGAGACGCGAGCCCAGAGCGGCAGCGGGAGTGACAGGGCCACAGAATCCAGTGAGGCCAGTGACAGTGAATAG